One window of the Roseovarius sp. THAF9 genome contains the following:
- the regB gene encoding sensor histidine kinase RegB: MAHTQVTPQEFSSGRQSVPLRTLVVLRWWAVAGQMAALLVAQYVLGLTLAYGLCYFVVGLSIISNVTAYFVFPETKRLSQRETLLVVLFDMLQLGVLLYLTGGLNNPFSILIVGPVTVSASALTAGSTIFLGGMAILITSALTRFYIPLTTQDGDLLFIPDLFLFGNWIAILIAVVFLGVYSRRIVSEMYAMSEALQATQMALAREQKLTDLGGVVAAAAHELGTPLATIKLTSAELAEELDDHPELRADALLIREQADRCRDILRSMGRAGKDDLHLRRAPLSALLEEAAEPHLNRGKDIRFEIEADIAHAGPQPTVLRRPEVIHGLRNLIQNAVDFSRNSVWIDSEWSDTDITVRIMDDGNGYPQQFLGRIGEPFIGRRSARTEPQRPGYEGMGLGLFIAKTLLERSGADLTFANGSDSFRKREGYSERTGAFVEVSWPRSQLEGDDRHGRHSLGENQLIQT, encoded by the coding sequence ATGGCACACACCCAGGTGACCCCGCAGGAATTCAGCTCGGGCCGGCAATCGGTCCCGCTGCGCACGCTGGTCGTGCTTCGCTGGTGGGCGGTGGCAGGTCAGATGGCTGCGCTTCTGGTGGCACAGTATGTGTTGGGTCTGACGCTGGCCTACGGGCTTTGCTATTTCGTCGTGGGCTTGTCGATCATCTCGAACGTCACGGCCTATTTCGTGTTCCCCGAGACCAAGCGCCTCAGCCAGCGCGAAACGCTGCTGGTCGTGCTGTTCGACATGCTTCAGCTTGGCGTGCTGCTGTACCTGACGGGGGGTCTGAACAACCCGTTCTCGATTCTGATCGTCGGGCCGGTGACAGTGTCGGCCTCGGCGCTGACCGCGGGGTCGACGATCTTTCTTGGCGGCATGGCGATCCTGATCACGTCGGCGCTGACGCGGTTTTACATCCCGCTCACCACCCAAGACGGCGACCTTCTGTTCATCCCCGACCTGTTCCTGTTCGGCAACTGGATCGCCATTCTGATCGCGGTGGTGTTTCTCGGTGTCTATTCCCGCCGCATCGTCTCTGAAATGTACGCCATGTCCGAAGCATTGCAGGCCACGCAGATGGCCCTGGCCCGCGAACAGAAGCTGACCGATCTGGGCGGGGTGGTGGCCGCCGCAGCGCACGAGCTGGGCACACCGCTGGCCACCATCAAACTGACCAGCGCGGAACTGGCCGAAGAGCTGGACGATCATCCCGAATTGCGCGCAGACGCGCTGTTGATCCGCGAACAGGCCGACCGCTGCCGCGATATTCTGCGGTCCATGGGGCGGGCAGGGAAGGACGACCTGCACCTGCGCCGGGCACCCTTGTCGGCCCTGCTGGAAGAGGCCGCCGAGCCGCATCTCAACCGGGGCAAGGACATCCGCTTCGAAATCGAGGCCGACATTGCCCATGCCGGGCCACAACCCACCGTCCTGCGCCGGCCCGAGGTCATCCACGGTCTGCGCAACCTTATCCAGAACGCAGTCGATTTCAGCCGGAACAGTGTCTGGATCGACAGCGAGTGGAGCGATACGGACATCACGGTGCGTATCATGGACGATGGAAATGGCTATCCGCAGCAATTTCTGGGCCGCATCGGCGAACCCTTCATCGGGCGCCGCTCTGCACGCACCGAACCGCAGCGCCCCGGCTACGAGGGCATGGGGCTGGGCCTCTTCATCGCCAAGACGCTGCTGGAACGCTCCGGCGCGGACCTGACTTTTGCCAATGGCAGCGACTCGTTTCGTAAGCGCGAAGGGTATTCCGAGCGCACCGGCGCCTTTGTCGAGGTGTCCTGGCCACGCTCCCAGCTGGAAGGTGACGATCGGCACGGGCGCCACTCGCTGGGCGAGAACCAGTTGATCCAGACCTGA
- a CDS encoding PAS-domain containing protein: MAGLSPLSLALALAASAAISLLVLWALGRSWQVTARGPAVAATPDATSASFLFHDDALTHQDARPGTLPGLASDDINDWSDLRRWLGQRFGPLPRSLDELDDGEIRDLPATDNDDHALLTLSRQRDAERVEVTEPLAPGPLDRHGARRLEDAVARYQAVFNHAPCAVRILDTAGRTIWQNAGFADHDDTVARQLLDAAGRAEGATRVRIPGQGTAPDRVFEVEYVQTDDARAVFATDITPVARAETVRREFIQTLTKIFANLTTGLAVFDRNRQLALFNPALLDLTGLPAPLLSAQPPLMQFFDSLRDKRVLPEPKNYSTWRKQIEDMISTAAGGLYLEDWHLPNGMTYRVTGRPHPDGAIAFLFEDITDNISLARHYHSEVSLREAVLDASDRAMVVFGPDNIVNLCNLTCRQMLGIDPDASFADMTLHDFLSVGCKALPDMGWTRVEEAILARDALDVTMTGPDGTALYCQVRRLPGNSSIMTLGALHDVPRPTTKIPG; encoded by the coding sequence ATGGCTGGCCTCTCGCCACTTTCACTCGCACTGGCGCTCGCGGCATCGGCGGCGATTTCCCTGCTGGTGTTGTGGGCGCTGGGCCGGTCTTGGCAGGTCACCGCGCGGGGGCCCGCCGTCGCCGCGACACCCGATGCAACATCGGCCAGTTTCCTGTTTCACGACGACGCTCTCACACACCAAGACGCGCGGCCCGGTACTCTGCCCGGCCTGGCCTCGGACGATATCAACGACTGGTCCGACCTGCGCCGCTGGCTGGGCCAACGTTTTGGGCCGCTGCCTCGCTCCCTGGACGAACTGGACGATGGGGAAATCCGCGATCTTCCCGCAACCGACAACGACGATCATGCCCTGCTGACGCTATCGCGCCAGCGCGACGCCGAACGGGTCGAAGTGACAGAGCCCTTGGCCCCCGGCCCGCTGGACCGGCATGGCGCCAGGCGGCTGGAAGACGCGGTGGCCCGCTACCAGGCGGTGTTCAATCATGCCCCATGCGCCGTGCGCATCCTGGACACGGCGGGCCGGACGATCTGGCAGAATGCCGGTTTCGCGGATCATGACGACACCGTGGCACGCCAGCTTCTGGATGCCGCCGGCAGGGCCGAGGGCGCGACTCGCGTGCGCATCCCGGGGCAAGGCACCGCGCCGGACCGCGTTTTCGAGGTCGAGTACGTGCAGACCGACGATGCCCGCGCCGTCTTTGCCACCGATATCACCCCGGTCGCGAGGGCCGAGACCGTCCGGCGGGAGTTCATTCAAACCCTGACCAAGATTTTCGCCAATCTGACCACTGGCCTTGCAGTCTTCGACCGCAACCGCCAGCTGGCCCTGTTCAACCCCGCGCTGCTGGACTTGACCGGGCTGCCTGCGCCGCTGTTGTCGGCGCAACCGCCGCTGATGCAATTCTTCGACAGCCTGCGCGACAAACGCGTTCTGCCCGAGCCGAAGAACTATAGCACCTGGCGCAAGCAGATCGAGGACATGATCAGCACCGCAGCCGGGGGCCTCTACCTCGAGGATTGGCATCTGCCCAACGGCATGACCTATCGCGTCACCGGACGGCCGCACCCTGACGGTGCCATCGCCTTTCTGTTCGAGGATATCACCGACAACATTTCGCTCGCGCGGCACTATCACAGCGAGGTCAGCCTGCGCGAGGCGGTGCTGGATGCCAGCGACCGCGCCATGGTTGTCTTCGGTCCGGACAATATCGTTAATCTCTGCAACCTGACCTGCCGTCAGATGCTCGGGATCGATCCCGACGCCTCGTTCGCCGACATGACGCTGCATGATTTTCTCTCGGTCGGCTGCAAGGCTTTGCCTGACATGGGCTGGACCCGCGTCGAAGAGGCGATCCTCGCACGCGATGCGCTTGATGTCACGATGACCGGGCCGGACGGCACGGCGCTGTACTGCCAGGTTCGGCGTCTGCCGGGCAATTCGTCGATCATGACGCTGGGTGCCCTGCACGATGTGCCTCGTCCGACTACGAAAATCCCAGGCTGA
- a CDS encoding nucleotidyltransferase family protein: MRDAPDAVMLFAAGFGTRMGALTASRPKPLIKVAGKPLLDHALDLVAGYGPARTVVNTHYLSDQVAMHLAGRDIHISDEQPDILETGGGLRNALPLLGDDPVFTMNTDAVWAGPNPFAQLAAAWDPAQMDALLLCIPPDNAIGHTGPGDFVTDATGRASRGPGAVYSGLQILKTDGLGSIPEPAFSLNILWNRMLNAGRLHAVTYPGKWCDVGTPEGIALAESMLRDANV, from the coding sequence ATGCGCGACGCCCCCGACGCAGTGATGCTCTTTGCCGCCGGTTTCGGCACGCGGATGGGGGCGCTGACCGCGTCCCGGCCCAAGCCGCTGATCAAGGTTGCGGGCAAGCCACTTCTCGACCACGCGCTGGATCTGGTGGCGGGGTATGGGCCCGCGCGCACGGTGGTCAACACGCACTACCTGTCCGACCAGGTCGCGATGCATCTTGCCGGGCGCGATATCCACATATCAGACGAACAGCCCGATATCCTGGAAACCGGCGGCGGGTTGCGCAATGCGCTGCCCCTGCTGGGTGACGACCCGGTTTTCACCATGAACACCGATGCCGTCTGGGCCGGTCCCAACCCGTTCGCACAGCTTGCCGCGGCGTGGGACCCCGCGCAGATGGACGCGCTGCTGCTCTGCATCCCGCCGGATAACGCCATCGGCCACACCGGCCCCGGCGATTTCGTCACCGACGCGACCGGCCGCGCCAGCCGCGGCCCCGGCGCAGTCTACTCCGGTCTCCAGATCCTCAAGACAGACGGGCTTGGGTCCATCCCCGAGCCTGCGTTTTCGCTCAACATCCTGTGGAACCGGATGCTGAACGCGGGCCGCCTTCACGCCGTCACCTATCCCGGAAAGTGGTGCGACGTCGGCACACCCGAGGGCATTGCGCTGGCCGAATCCATGCTGCGAGATGCCAATGTTTGA
- a CDS encoding aminoglycoside phosphotransferase family protein, protein MSDLEQKSRENEIRDFIERSGWADAVVSHLAGDASNRRYLRLIRPSTAQRAVLMDAPPHKGEDVRPFIRIAEYLTGIGLSAPRVLARREDIGLLLLEDLGDALFASIVPRNPDLEERLYSTAIDVLVHLHAQTPPADLSSYDPPTATALSALVFDWYIPGAPKAGDTAARPQFETCLHDLLAEHAAECDVLIQRDYHAQNLLWLPDRKGIARVGLLDFQDAMLGHRAYDLVSLLQDARRDVPPELEARMRDRYALQTGQHPEAFAAAYAVLGAQRNLRILGVFARLCIRDGKAHYVDLIPRVWDLLQRDLAHPALSPLQAILAEILPAPDATFLEKLKSKCATPPTQ, encoded by the coding sequence ATGAGTGATCTTGAACAGAAAAGCCGCGAGAATGAAATCCGCGATTTCATCGAGCGCTCAGGATGGGCCGACGCGGTCGTCTCGCACCTCGCGGGAGACGCGTCGAACCGCCGCTACCTGCGCCTGATCCGCCCCTCCACCGCCCAGCGCGCCGTGCTGATGGACGCGCCGCCGCACAAGGGCGAGGATGTGCGCCCCTTCATCCGGATCGCGGAATACCTGACGGGCATAGGCCTCAGCGCCCCGCGCGTGCTGGCCCGCCGCGAGGACATCGGCCTGCTGCTGCTCGAAGACCTCGGCGATGCGCTGTTCGCCAGCATCGTGCCGCGCAATCCGGACCTTGAAGAGCGGCTCTATTCCACCGCAATCGACGTTTTGGTTCACCTGCACGCCCAGACACCCCCCGCCGATCTGTCCAGCTATGATCCGCCCACGGCGACCGCTCTTTCGGCTCTTGTGTTCGACTGGTACATCCCCGGCGCCCCGAAAGCGGGCGATACCGCCGCACGGCCCCAATTCGAGACCTGCCTGCACGATCTTCTGGCCGAACACGCCGCGGAATGCGACGTGCTGATCCAGCGCGATTATCACGCGCAGAACCTGCTGTGGCTGCCCGACCGCAAAGGCATTGCGCGCGTCGGCCTGCTCGACTTTCAGGATGCGATGCTGGGCCACCGCGCCTACGACCTTGTCTCACTGCTTCAGGACGCCCGCCGCGATGTCCCGCCCGAGCTTGAGGCGCGGATGCGCGACCGCTACGCGCTTCAGACCGGCCAGCACCCCGAGGCGTTCGCAGCCGCCTATGCCGTGCTTGGCGCCCAGCGCAACCTGCGCATCCTGGGGGTCTTTGCCCGGCTCTGCATCCGGGATGGCAAGGCGCATTACGTCGATCTGATCCCCCGCGTCTGGGACCTGTTGCAGCGCGACCTGGCGCATCCGGCCCTCTCACCCTTGCAGGCGATCCTTGCGGAAATCCTGCCCGCGCCCGACGCGACCTTTCTGGAAAAGCTGAAATCGAAATGCGCGACGCCCCCGACGCAGTGA
- the tsaE gene encoding tRNA (adenosine(37)-N6)-threonylcarbamoyltransferase complex ATPase subunit type 1 TsaE, with protein sequence MPARTLHLALLGPESTATLARRIGAVLCAGDVLLLDGPVGAGKTHFARSLIQSLLPTPEDVPSPTFTLVQTYEAPAFDIWHTDLYRLSAPEEVIELGLLGAFEHSVTLVEWPDRLGALAPTDALSLTFAPHDDPDQRVLDITWHDPRWDGRAGEFSG encoded by the coding sequence ATGCCCGCCCGTACTCTGCACCTCGCCCTGCTCGGACCGGAGTCCACCGCAACCCTCGCCCGGCGGATCGGGGCGGTGTTGTGCGCGGGTGACGTGCTCTTGCTCGACGGGCCGGTGGGTGCCGGAAAGACCCATTTCGCCCGCAGCCTGATCCAATCCCTGCTGCCCACGCCCGAGGACGTGCCCTCGCCGACCTTCACTCTGGTCCAGACTTACGAGGCACCGGCGTTCGATATCTGGCACACGGATCTCTATCGCCTGTCCGCACCCGAAGAGGTGATCGAGCTTGGCCTGTTGGGAGCGTTCGAGCACAGCGTCACGCTGGTCGAATGGCCCGACCGCCTCGGCGCGCTTGCCCCCACGGACGCGCTGTCGCTGACATTCGCGCCGCATGACGACCCCGATCAGCGCGTTCTTGACATCACCTGGCACGATCCGCGATGGGACGGTCGGGCAGGGGAGTTTTCCGGATGA
- the addB gene encoding double-strand break repair protein AddB, with translation MFEPLDTPRIFGMPLGADFPRELVRGLLNAYAAQPPEALARVHVVVNTRRMARRIRALFDAGPALLLPRISLVTDFGEVFGLARVPEPVPPLRRRLELITVVSALLDQEPDLAPRAALYDLSDSLAQLMDEMHGEGVVPGKITRIDTNDQSGHWERIKTFLGILSPYFEASGDAPDAEARQRLVIETYARLWQDEPPDHPIILAGSTGSRGATRLLMKTVAQLPLGAVVLPGFDTDQPDHVWEKLNDPRTSEEHPQYRFAQLLSDLGADPSIIRLWPGTEPVSPERNRLVSLALRPAPVTDEWLSHGPALAPDIAPATAGMTLLEAPSARMEALCIAMRLREAVEQGQTAALITPDRTLTRRVASALDRWGLHPDDSAGVPLHHSAPGRFLRHVAEMLNAPLDAAQLLTLLKHPLTNMAGERGPHLRLTRELELYLRRNGPPEPDLATLETWAATVEDPYLAPWLDWLRSCFFNHARPEARPLTQIVDAHIALSEAISRGPDPDAPIRLWDEGAGREAQKCVSNLAENAGYGQAMRALDYINLFHAILSRETVRSQTDTDPRVLIWGTLEARVQGADLLILSGLNEGTWPEAPPRDPWLNREMRHEAGLLLPERKIGLSAHDFQQAVTATPTVWITRAIRSDDAQTVPSRWLNRLTNLLQGLNDEGGKAALDAMKQRGRDALALAEAFETVAPTPSARRPAPIPPVAARPKELSVTRIEKLIRDPYAIYADKILRLRPLDPLMKLPDARLRGEVLHDVLEHAIKDTLEDPDALTPAYLTQKTVSVLEESVPWGEARALWFARMARIAAWFVETEAGRRALARPSAFEEMAKACVDPHDFTLTAKADRIDIDASGGLHIYDYKTGAPPSAKAQKAFEKQLLLEAALAERAGFGNLAPGPVARAVFIGLTGDPREVLAPLDEVPTGQTWAELSDLVARYLDPGQGYLSRRAMKTKDMAGDYDQLARFGEWDITDEADPERVGKW, from the coding sequence ATGTTTGAACCGCTCGACACCCCGCGCATCTTCGGCATGCCACTGGGCGCGGATTTCCCCCGGGAGCTGGTGCGCGGCCTGCTCAACGCCTACGCGGCTCAGCCACCCGAGGCGCTGGCCCGCGTGCACGTGGTCGTCAATACCCGCCGCATGGCCCGGCGCATCCGGGCGCTATTCGACGCAGGCCCAGCGCTGCTCCTTCCCCGAATCAGCCTGGTCACCGATTTCGGCGAGGTCTTCGGCCTTGCGCGTGTTCCCGAGCCGGTGCCACCTCTGCGCCGGCGGCTGGAATTGATCACAGTCGTTTCCGCCCTCCTGGACCAGGAACCCGATCTTGCGCCGCGCGCCGCGCTTTACGACCTGTCCGACAGCCTGGCCCAGCTGATGGACGAAATGCATGGCGAGGGCGTCGTTCCCGGTAAAATCACCCGGATAGACACCAACGATCAGTCCGGCCATTGGGAGCGGATCAAAACGTTCCTGGGCATACTCAGTCCCTATTTCGAGGCCAGCGGCGACGCGCCTGATGCCGAAGCCCGCCAGCGCCTGGTAATCGAAACCTACGCGCGGCTCTGGCAGGACGAGCCCCCCGATCATCCGATCATCCTGGCCGGGTCCACAGGCTCGCGCGGGGCGACGCGTCTGCTGATGAAAACCGTCGCGCAGCTGCCTTTGGGGGCCGTCGTGCTGCCGGGCTTCGACACCGATCAGCCTGATCACGTCTGGGAAAAGCTGAACGATCCGCGCACCAGCGAGGAGCATCCACAGTACCGCTTCGCGCAGCTTCTCTCCGATCTGGGCGCGGATCCATCCATCATCCGCCTCTGGCCTGGAACAGAGCCTGTTTCACCCGAACGCAATCGTCTTGTCTCGCTTGCCCTGCGCCCCGCGCCAGTGACGGACGAATGGCTGTCGCACGGCCCCGCCTTGGCGCCCGACATTGCGCCGGCGACGGCGGGCATGACCCTGCTCGAGGCGCCTTCGGCCCGGATGGAGGCGCTCTGCATCGCCATGCGCCTGCGCGAGGCCGTCGAGCAGGGCCAGACCGCCGCGCTGATCACGCCCGACCGGACCCTGACCCGGCGCGTCGCTTCTGCGCTGGACCGCTGGGGCCTGCATCCCGACGACAGCGCCGGCGTGCCGCTGCACCACTCCGCGCCCGGCAGGTTCCTGCGCCATGTGGCCGAAATGCTGAACGCGCCGCTCGATGCCGCGCAACTGCTGACCCTGCTGAAACATCCCCTGACGAACATGGCCGGCGAACGCGGCCCGCATCTGCGCCTGACGCGCGAACTGGAACTTTACCTGCGTCGCAATGGCCCCCCCGAGCCGGATCTGGCAACGCTCGAAACCTGGGCCGCAACGGTCGAAGATCCTTATCTGGCCCCCTGGCTCGACTGGCTGCGGTCGTGTTTTTTCAATCACGCAAGGCCCGAGGCCCGCCCGCTGACCCAAATCGTCGACGCGCATATCGCACTGTCCGAGGCCATCTCGCGCGGCCCCGACCCCGACGCTCCGATTCGGCTCTGGGACGAAGGCGCAGGGCGCGAGGCGCAGAAATGCGTCTCTAACCTTGCTGAAAATGCCGGGTATGGTCAGGCGATGCGCGCGCTCGATTATATCAACCTCTTCCACGCCATCCTGTCCCGCGAGACCGTGCGCAGCCAGACCGATACTGACCCCCGCGTGCTGATCTGGGGCACGCTGGAGGCACGGGTGCAGGGGGCCGACCTCCTGATCCTGTCCGGTCTGAACGAAGGCACATGGCCAGAGGCGCCGCCCCGCGACCCCTGGCTCAACCGCGAGATGCGGCACGAGGCCGGGCTTTTGCTGCCCGAACGCAAGATCGGTCTGTCCGCGCATGATTTTCAGCAGGCCGTGACCGCAACGCCCACCGTCTGGATCACCCGCGCCATCCGCTCGGACGACGCACAAACGGTGCCGTCGCGCTGGCTGAACCGCCTGACAAACCTGCTACAGGGCCTGAACGACGAGGGCGGCAAAGCGGCGCTCGACGCCATGAAGCAACGCGGCCGCGATGCGCTCGCGCTGGCCGAGGCGTTCGAGACGGTCGCACCGACGCCCTCTGCCCGACGCCCGGCGCCGATCCCTCCTGTGGCGGCGCGGCCCAAGGAGCTGTCAGTGACCCGGATCGAAAAGCTGATCCGCGACCCCTACGCGATCTATGCCGACAAGATCCTGCGCCTGCGCCCGCTGGACCCATTGATGAAACTGCCCGATGCGCGCCTGCGCGGCGAGGTGCTGCACGATGTTCTGGAACATGCCATCAAGGACACGCTGGAAGATCCAGACGCTCTGACACCGGCGTATCTGACGCAGAAAACAGTGTCTGTTCTGGAGGAATCCGTGCCTTGGGGAGAGGCGCGGGCGCTGTGGTTCGCCCGGATGGCCCGTATAGCCGCGTGGTTCGTCGAGACCGAGGCGGGTCGCCGCGCGCTGGCCCGGCCATCCGCGTTCGAAGAAATGGCCAAGGCGTGCGTCGATCCACACGATTTCACCCTGACCGCCAAGGCCGACCGCATCGACATCGACGCGAGCGGAGGCCTGCACATATACGACTACAAGACCGGCGCGCCGCCCTCGGCCAAGGCGCAGAAAGCGTTCGAAAAGCAGCTTTTGCTGGAGGCCGCGCTGGCTGAACGCGCCGGGTTCGGCAATCTTGCGCCCGGCCCGGTCGCGCGCGCCGTTTTCATCGGGCTGACGGGCGACCCCCGCGAGGTGCTGGCACCGCTGGATGAGGTGCCGACCGGACAGACCTGGGCGGAACTGAGCGATCTGGTCGCCCGCTACTTGGATCCCGGGCAGGGCTACCTGTCGCGCCGTGCGATGAAGACCAAGGACATGGCGGGCGATTACGACCAACTGGCCCGTTTCGGCGAGTGGGACATCACCGACGAGGCCGATCCGGAACGGGTGGGCAAATGGTAG